A region of bacterium DNA encodes the following proteins:
- the carB gene encoding carbamoyl-phosphate synthase large subunit, which produces MSKRTDIKKILIIGSGPIVIGQACEFDYSGTQACKALKAEGYEIVLVNSNPATIMTDPEMADRTYIEPITPEIMEKIIEKERPDAVLPTLGGQTGLNTAVETHKLGVFDKYNVEMIGLNIEAIHRGEDREKFKQVILGLGLDLPKSGLGRSMEESVKAAEEIGYPVIIRPAFTLGGTGGGVADNETEFRKIAALGLENSLIHEILVEESVTGWKEYELEVMRDKADNVVIICSIENLDPMGVHTGDSITVAPAQTLSDKEYQKMRDAGIAIIRAIGVETGGSNIQFAVNPEDGRLVVIEMNPRVSRSSALASKATGFPIAKIAALLAVGYTLDEIPNDITQKTMACFEPTIDYCVVKIPRFAFEKFPGADPKLGVSMKSVGETMAIGRTFREAFQKGLRGLEIHRSGYEHYPKIGTDLTKDILKERLAKPHAERMFTLREALRQGMAIEEIYAVTGIDPWFLHQLAMLVERDLKEAKAGHTLESISAEWMREIKQEGFSDQQISGWLNCTELEARAKRKALGVLPTYKLVDTCGAEFESYTPYCYSTYETENEMAVPSDKKKIMILGSGPNRIGQGIEFDYCCCHASFAMEELGYETIMVNSNPETVSTDYDTSDKLYFEPLTFEDIMNIIDQEKPAGVIVQFGGQTPLNLARRLEDAGAPIMGTPVEAIERAEDRDQFAKLMVELDMAQPENGIARSVDEVLEHANTIGFPVLVRPSFVLGGRAMRIVYDPKSLMDFVQEAFDVAEGQPVLIDKFLEDAIEVDVDGVCDGETTVVAGIMEHIEEAGIHSGDSACVLPPHTLSEEVIERIKIYTDRIAMALGVRGLLNIQFAIRRGNIYVLEVNPRASRTVPFVSKATGQPWAKIASKVMAGKSLQEQGIAGPIQRPNFCIKESVLPFSRFAGVDIYLGPEMKSTGEVMGVDASFGMAFIKSQMGAGQKLPSGGTVFISVKDDDKRDIVFLARQLQELGFEIVSTPGTTKVLKSNNIPVSTVEKIGHGSHSILDLIKDGKIQLIINTPFGPVGREHVRPIGTLAVGHGIPCITTLQGAQAAVNGLRVHRDVPLTVSPLQEWYGKAQSALPEQQ; this is translated from the coding sequence ATGTCCAAACGTACGGATATAAAAAAAATACTCATCATAGGATCAGGTCCCATCGTCATCGGTCAAGCGTGTGAGTTTGACTACTCCGGGACGCAGGCCTGCAAAGCATTGAAAGCCGAAGGCTATGAAATTGTTTTGGTGAATTCCAATCCGGCAACCATTATGACTGATCCTGAAATGGCTGATCGAACTTATATCGAACCAATCACACCTGAAATCATGGAAAAAATAATTGAGAAAGAAAGACCGGATGCAGTTCTGCCGACCCTGGGCGGCCAGACGGGATTGAATACCGCCGTGGAGACGCATAAACTCGGCGTTTTTGATAAATACAATGTCGAAATGATTGGACTGAATATTGAGGCCATTCATCGCGGCGAGGACCGGGAAAAATTTAAGCAGGTGATTTTAGGGCTGGGGTTGGACCTGCCGAAAAGCGGCTTGGGACGTTCGATGGAAGAGTCGGTCAAAGCGGCGGAAGAGATTGGCTATCCGGTCATTATCCGTCCGGCCTTTACCTTGGGCGGCACAGGCGGCGGTGTGGCTGATAATGAAACGGAGTTTAGAAAAATTGCCGCACTTGGACTTGAGAATAGTTTGATCCATGAAATTCTTGTTGAGGAGTCGGTCACCGGTTGGAAGGAATACGAGCTTGAGGTCATGCGTGACAAGGCCGACAATGTGGTAATTATTTGTTCGATCGAAAATCTTGATCCCATGGGTGTGCATACGGGTGACAGTATTACGGTGGCGCCGGCCCAGACACTCTCAGACAAAGAATATCAGAAAATGCGTGATGCCGGGATTGCCATCATCCGTGCCATCGGTGTTGAGACCGGGGGATCAAATATCCAGTTTGCAGTAAATCCCGAAGACGGCCGTTTGGTCGTGATTGAGATGAATCCGCGCGTCTCCCGTTCTTCGGCACTGGCCAGTAAGGCGACCGGTTTTCCGATTGCCAAGATCGCGGCACTTTTGGCGGTGGGATACACGTTGGATGAAATCCCGAATGATATTACTCAAAAAACCATGGCATGTTTTGAGCCGACCATTGATTATTGTGTTGTCAAAATTCCTCGTTTTGCGTTTGAGAAATTTCCGGGAGCTGATCCCAAACTGGGTGTTTCCATGAAATCAGTGGGCGAGACCATGGCCATTGGCCGGACATTTCGCGAGGCGTTTCAAAAAGGACTGCGCGGGCTTGAAATTCATCGGTCCGGGTATGAGCATTATCCTAAAATCGGGACGGATTTGACAAAAGATATTTTGAAAGAACGTCTGGCCAAACCTCATGCAGAACGCATGTTTACCCTGCGGGAAGCCCTGCGGCAGGGGATGGCGATTGAAGAAATTTATGCCGTTACCGGAATTGATCCCTGGTTTCTACACCAACTGGCCATGCTGGTGGAACGTGATCTAAAAGAAGCCAAAGCCGGTCATACACTTGAATCCATCAGTGCCGAATGGATGCGGGAAATCAAACAGGAAGGTTTCAGCGATCAGCAGATTTCCGGCTGGCTCAATTGTACGGAACTGGAGGCGCGGGCGAAACGGAAGGCACTGGGTGTATTGCCTACCTATAAATTGGTGGATACCTGCGGTGCTGAATTTGAGTCCTATACACCCTATTGTTATTCGACCTATGAAACTGAAAATGAAATGGCGGTTCCCTCGGATAAAAAGAAAATTATGATTTTAGGCAGTGGTCCCAACCGGATTGGTCAGGGCATTGAATTTGATTATTGCTGCTGTCATGCTTCGTTTGCCATGGAGGAATTGGGGTATGAAACCATTATGGTGAACTCCAATCCGGAAACGGTTTCCACGGATTATGATACTTCCGACAAACTTTATTTTGAGCCATTGACTTTTGAAGACATTATGAACATTATTGACCAGGAAAAACCCGCAGGCGTTATTGTTCAATTTGGCGGGCAGACACCTTTGAATTTGGCACGGCGGTTGGAAGATGCAGGGGCTCCCATTATGGGAACGCCGGTGGAAGCGATTGAAAGAGCGGAGGACCGCGACCAATTTGCTAAATTGATGGTAGAACTGGATATGGCGCAGCCGGAAAACGGCATTGCCCGGTCAGTGGATGAGGTGTTGGAACATGCCAATACCATCGGGTTCCCGGTGTTGGTGCGGCCTTCTTTTGTTCTCGGCGGTCGTGCCATGCGCATTGTCTATGATCCTAAATCACTCATGGATTTTGTTCAGGAAGCGTTTGATGTGGCCGAGGGTCAACCGGTGCTGATTGATAAATTTTTAGAAGATGCCATTGAAGTGGATGTCGACGGTGTGTGCGACGGCGAGACTACCGTGGTGGCAGGCATTATGGAACATATTGAGGAGGCGGGTATTCATTCGGGCGATTCGGCCTGCGTTTTGCCCCCGCATACACTGTCGGAAGAAGTGATTGAGCGTATCAAAATCTATACGGACCGGATTGCGATGGCGCTGGGTGTTCGCGGGTTGTTGAATATTCAGTTTGCGATACGCCGCGGCAATATTTATGTTTTGGAGGTCAATCCGCGCGCATCCCGTACTGTGCCGTTTGTGAGCAAGGCCACGGGACAACCTTGGGCCAAGATCGCTTCCAAAGTCATGGCAGGAAAATCCTTGCAGGAACAGGGGATTGCAGGTCCGATCCAGCGGCCTAATTTTTGTATCAAAGAATCTGTGCTGCCTTTCTCCCGTTTTGCGGGTGTAGACATTTATTTGGGACCGGAAATGAAATCAACCGGTGAAGTGATGGGTGTGGACGCATCCTTCGGCATGGCATTTATCAAATCGCAGATGGGAGCAGGGCAAAAGCTGCCGTCAGGCGGAACGGTTTTTATCAGTGTGAAGGATGATGATAAACGCGATATTGTTTTTTTAGCGCGTCAGTTGCAGGAACTGGGTTTTGAAATTGTATCCACACCCGGTACGACCAAAGTTTTGAAATCCAATAATATTCCTGTTTCGACCGTGGAAAAAATCGGACACGGTTCGCACAGCATCCTGGATTTGATCAAAGACGGGAAAATTCAGTTGATTATTAATACTCCCTTCGGGCCGGTCGGACGTGAGCATGTCAGGCCGATCGGGACCCTGGCGGTGGGGCATGGCATTCCCTGCATCACCACCTTGCAGGGTGCGCAGGCGGCGGTGAACGGTTTGCGCGTTCATCGGGATGTGCCCTTGACAGTTTCGCCATTGCAAGAATGGTATGGCAAGGCGCAGAGCGCCTTGCCGGAACAGCAGTGA
- the carA gene encoding glutamine-hydrolyzing carbamoyl-phosphate synthase small subunit, with amino-acid sequence MDAILVLEDGKVFKGKSFGTQGEMIAEVVFNTGMAGYQEVLTDPSYCGQMIAMTYPLIGNYGVNEDDMESSQIQVAGFIVRELCRWHSNFRATKSLEDWMKQQGIMGLEGIDTRALTRHIRQTGSMNGILTTQSTDSNALAEKARQAPHMTGQDLVRKVTCEKAYPFQDKTISPPAGKYNVTVVDCGAKSNICRELALRGCNVTVVPAQASVEDVREQKPDGIMVSNGPGDPAAVPYLIETIKNLLGKVPIFGICLGHQILSLALGGKTEKMKFGHRGVNHPVMDMQTRKVSITSQNHGFCVDANSLSDEIEITHINMNDKSVEGIRHKKFPVFSVQYHPECSPGPHDAKYLFDTFMEMIEKHKK; translated from the coding sequence TTGGACGCGATTCTGGTTTTAGAGGACGGCAAGGTATTTAAGGGGAAATCATTCGGCACACAAGGAGAAATGATTGCCGAGGTGGTATTTAATACCGGTATGGCTGGGTACCAGGAAGTACTGACCGACCCGTCTTATTGCGGTCAGATGATCGCGATGACCTATCCACTCATTGGCAACTACGGTGTTAATGAAGATGATATGGAATCGTCTCAAATTCAAGTGGCCGGTTTTATTGTCCGTGAACTATGCCGCTGGCATTCAAATTTTCGTGCGACCAAGTCATTGGAAGACTGGATGAAGCAGCAAGGGATCATGGGGCTGGAAGGTATTGATACTCGTGCGTTAACCCGTCATATCCGGCAGACCGGCAGTATGAACGGTATTTTGACAACACAAAGTACGGATAGCAATGCTTTGGCGGAGAAAGCCCGTCAGGCACCGCATATGACAGGTCAGGATTTGGTCCGGAAAGTTACCTGTGAAAAAGCCTACCCATTTCAGGACAAAACAATTTCACCACCGGCGGGCAAGTACAACGTAACTGTTGTTGACTGCGGTGCCAAAAGCAATATCTGCCGGGAACTCGCGCTGCGCGGATGCAATGTTACCGTGGTGCCGGCACAAGCGTCGGTGGAGGATGTCCGGGAACAAAAGCCTGACGGGATTATGGTTTCCAACGGTCCCGGTGATCCGGCGGCAGTTCCTTATCTTATCGAGACCATTAAAAATCTGTTAGGTAAGGTGCCGATTTTTGGGATTTGCCTGGGACATCAGATTCTATCACTCGCATTGGGCGGCAAGACTGAGAAGATGAAATTCGGGCACCGCGGCGTTAACCATCCGGTTATGGATATGCAGACCCGCAAGGTCAGTATTACTTCACAAAATCATGGTTTCTGTGTCGATGCCAATTCATTGTCGGATGAGATTGAGATTACACATATTAATATGAATGATAAAAGCGTGGAAGGGATCCGGCATAAAAAATTTCCGGTATTTTCCGTCCAGTACCACCCGGAATGCTCGCCCGGTCCGCATGATGCAAAATATTTATTTGATACGTTTATGGAAATGATTGAGAAGCATAAAAAATGA